One window of Anaerolineales bacterium genomic DNA carries:
- a CDS encoding GNAT family N-acetyltransferase — MITYRPYEDKDWQAICRIHDRARPDELKGSCDPRGFIPIEQDKEVEDLKRSKKFVACDDETVVGFVGVDEDYLAWLYVDPSHYGKGIGRELLRIGVREIGEGVWTIVLDGNKAAIKLYESEGFREFSRFNGQNNGYPVTCIKMKKAQ, encoded by the coding sequence ATGATCACATATCGACCTTACGAAGACAAAGATTGGCAGGCCATTTGCAGAATCCACGACCGGGCACGACCCGACGAGCTTAAAGGTTCCTGCGACCCGCGTGGCTTCATTCCAATTGAGCAGGATAAAGAAGTGGAAGATTTGAAACGCAGTAAAAAATTCGTCGCCTGTGACGACGAGACCGTGGTCGGTTTTGTCGGCGTGGACGAGGACTATCTCGCCTGGCTTTATGTCGACCCTTCGCATTACGGCAAAGGCATCGGGCGTGAACTACTGCGCATCGGAGTCCGCGAGATCGGCGAAGGCGTATGGACCATCGTCCTCGATGGAAATAAAGCCGCCATTAAACTCTATGAAAGCGAAGGCTTTCGCGAGTTCTCTCGTTTCAACGGCCAGAATAACGGCTACCCGGTCACTTGCATCAAGATGAAAAAAGCGCAATAA
- a CDS encoding cystathionine gamma-synthase, whose product MKFETLAIHAGQEPDPNNGAVMTPVYLTSTYKQDGIGKPRQRYEYSRTLNPTRKALQDCLAELESGKWGLAFASGMAATDTVLRLLSQGDHVVAGNDVYGGTFRLFDKILRRFGLDFTFADTTDPENLAEALTPQTRIVWLETPTNPLLAVSDIRAVAEVAKNHPNRPLLVVDNTFATPYLQRPLELGADLVVHSMTKYLGGHSDVVGGAIIGKDKELGEKLAYLQNAIGGVLGPMDSFLVLRGIKTLPVRMDRHAENAEKIVAFLEKQKNVKRLIHPFHESHPQVKVAKRQMKNGGGMISFIMKDGRDAAVKVAESTKLFTLAESLGGVESLIEVPAAMTHLSTQGSSLEVDEGLVRLSVGLENADDLIADLEQALM is encoded by the coding sequence ATGAAATTTGAAACCCTCGCCATCCACGCAGGACAGGAGCCGGACCCGAACAACGGCGCGGTGATGACGCCCGTCTATCTCACATCCACGTACAAGCAGGATGGGATCGGCAAGCCGCGGCAGAGATATGAGTATTCGAGAACACTGAACCCAACGCGTAAAGCGTTGCAGGATTGCTTAGCCGAATTGGAAAGTGGAAAGTGGGGACTGGCATTCGCATCCGGCATGGCGGCGACGGATACAGTTCTGCGCTTGCTTTCTCAAGGCGATCATGTTGTGGCGGGCAATGACGTGTACGGCGGGACGTTCCGCCTCTTTGACAAAATCCTGCGCCGCTTCGGGCTGGACTTTACCTTTGCCGACACCACTGACCCGGAAAACCTCGCCGAAGCCTTGACCCCGCAAACCCGTATCGTCTGGCTGGAGACACCGACAAATCCCTTACTGGCAGTCTCGGATATCCGCGCCGTTGCTGAAGTGGCAAAGAATCATCCAAACAGACCTTTATTGGTCGTGGATAACACCTTCGCTACACCATACTTGCAGCGTCCACTCGAACTCGGCGCGGATCTGGTCGTCCACTCGATGACAAAATATCTCGGCGGTCACTCGGATGTGGTCGGCGGCGCGATCATTGGCAAAGACAAGGAACTTGGGGAAAAACTCGCCTATCTGCAAAACGCAATCGGCGGCGTGCTGGGACCGATGGACTCGTTCCTCGTGCTGCGCGGAATCAAAACATTACCCGTCCGCATGGATCGTCACGCCGAGAATGCTGAAAAAATTGTCGCATTTTTGGAGAAGCAGAAAAATGTCAAACGGCTGATCCACCCGTTTCACGAGAGTCACCCCCAGGTCAAAGTGGCGAAGCGGCAGATGAAGAATGGCGGAGGGATGATATCGTTCATCATGAAAGATGGGCGCGATGCGGCAGTCAAAGTCGCCGAGTCCACAAAATTATTTACATTGGCAGAATCGTTGGGTGGAGTTGAGTCGCTGATCGAAGTCCCCGCGGCGATGACGCATCTCTCCACTCAGGGATCGTCTCTCGAAGTGGACGAGGGTCTCGTGCGGCTTTCAGTGGGATTGGAAAACGCGGACGATCTGATCGCAGACCTTGAGCAGGCGTTGATGTAA
- a CDS encoding SpoIIE family protein phosphatase: MTVPSDTSLFLRIPLFQDLSKEDLFGLINELPVEALEAGKYLFHEGEPGNSLYVVKSGKIEVVLAGGTSDEMHLRFCGPGEYVGEMSLILKQGRRTASVRTTEDSQLWMMTRDKFNDCIKRWPHLAYSMVGIMSERLESSNEAAFNDVVTKNQMLQKAYDELKAAQAQLIEKERLERELQVAADIQLSILPDVLPDADEFGFGARILPARQVGGDFYDVFELKDHRIGVLIGDVADKGVPSALFMARAHALIMAEADIGMTPAEVMTLVNTHITRLQKSTQFVTVLYGILDLKTRDFSYARAGHEPPLIVHADGSVERLPHDPGMAIGLWEPVTLDEKTVKLVSGDMLLLYTDGMTDCRDPKGEPFGLERIKKLLVESSKLGAQQACNTLLETLQTYQDGAKQDDDVTLVAVKAK, translated from the coding sequence ATGACCGTTCCATCGGATACCTCCCTCTTTCTGCGGATCCCGCTTTTTCAAGACCTCTCAAAAGAGGATCTGTTCGGTTTGATCAACGAATTGCCCGTCGAAGCCCTCGAAGCGGGGAAATACCTGTTTCATGAAGGCGAACCGGGCAACAGTCTTTACGTCGTCAAAAGCGGGAAGATCGAAGTGGTGCTTGCGGGCGGCACAAGCGATGAAATGCATTTACGCTTCTGCGGTCCCGGGGAATATGTGGGCGAAATGAGTCTCATCCTCAAACAGGGCAGGCGCACCGCGTCCGTGCGTACGACCGAGGACAGTCAATTGTGGATGATGACCCGCGACAAGTTCAACGATTGCATCAAACGCTGGCCCCATCTGGCTTATTCCATGGTCGGCATCATGAGCGAGCGGCTCGAGTCGTCCAATGAAGCGGCTTTCAACGATGTGGTGACCAAGAACCAGATGCTTCAAAAAGCCTACGATGAATTGAAGGCGGCACAGGCGCAGTTGATCGAAAAAGAACGCCTCGAACGTGAACTGCAAGTGGCGGCGGACATCCAGTTGAGCATTCTCCCCGACGTCCTGCCCGATGCCGATGAATTCGGGTTCGGTGCGCGCATCCTCCCGGCACGACAGGTGGGTGGCGATTTTTACGATGTGTTCGAGCTCAAGGACCACCGCATCGGCGTTCTCATCGGCGATGTGGCCGATAAGGGCGTACCGTCGGCATTGTTCATGGCTCGCGCTCATGCGCTCATCATGGCAGAGGCGGATATCGGCATGACCCCCGCCGAAGTAATGACCCTCGTCAACACCCACATCACGCGCCTGCAAAAATCGACCCAATTCGTAACGGTCTTATACGGCATACTCGACCTGAAGACGCGCGATTTTTCTTACGCGCGCGCGGGGCATGAACCGCCGCTCATCGTCCATGCCGATGGCAGCGTGGAGCGTCTTCCACACGATCCCGGCATGGCGATCGGTTTGTGGGAGCCGGTGACACTGGACGAGAAGACCGTAAAACTTGTTTCCGGCGATATGCTATTGTTATATACCGACGGCATGACCGATTGCCGCGACCCAAAAGGCGAGCCGTTCGGGCTGGAGCGGATAAAGAAACTGCTCGTTGAATCTTCAAAACTCGGCGCGCAGCAGGCATGCAATACTTTGCTCGAAACCCTGCAAACCTACCAGGACGGCGCAAAGCAGGACGACGACGTCACACTGGTGGCAGTGAAAGCGAAATGA
- a CDS encoding deoxynucleoside kinase, with protein MAKHLVLVAGNIGAGKTTLTERIGARLGWWTGYESVADNPYLSDFYGDMRSWSFHLQIFFLGHRADQYLVAARDARSAILDRSIYEDAHIFARALYQLGNLNERDYLAYRKLFDLVVNGLPRPDLLIYLKAPVTVLMERIRRRARNMETGITTEYLSLLDSFYEEWLSSFDLCPVLAIHTDDLDYVNYPSHLDLVAQRIQDKLAGREVMDLRGDSKP; from the coding sequence ATGGCGAAGCATCTTGTGTTGGTGGCTGGGAATATCGGCGCGGGCAAGACCACGCTGACGGAACGCATCGGCGCGCGTCTCGGGTGGTGGACCGGATACGAATCGGTCGCAGATAACCCCTACCTTTCCGATTTTTACGGGGACATGCGCTCATGGTCGTTCCATTTGCAGATATTCTTCCTGGGGCATCGCGCCGATCAATACCTCGTTGCGGCGCGTGATGCGCGTTCGGCGATCCTGGATCGAAGCATTTACGAGGATGCGCACATCTTTGCGCGCGCGTTATATCAATTGGGAAATCTGAACGAGCGCGATTATCTCGCTTATCGAAAATTGTTCGACCTGGTGGTGAACGGGTTGCCGCGCCCCGACCTGTTGATCTATCTCAAAGCGCCGGTGACTGTGTTGATGGAACGCATCCGCCGCCGCGCCCGCAACATGGAGACGGGTATCACGACCGAGTATCTTTCCCTGCTGGATTCCTTTTACGAGGAATGGCTCAGTTCCTTCGACCTTTGTCCCGTGCTTGCCATCCACACCGACGATCTCGATTACGTCAATTACCCGAGTCACCTCGACCTTGTGGCTCAACGCATCCAGGACAAACTGGCTGGCAGGGAAGTGATGGACCTGCGCGGAGATTCGAAGCCATGA
- a CDS encoding chromate transporter encodes MSNLIEVAQLFLKLGFTAFGGPAAHIGIMHDEVVKRRKWLTDEEFLDLLGATNLIPGPNSTEMTIHIGYLRAGWMGLIAGGLCFILPATFIVLGLSWLYVQYGTTPEAEWLMYGIKPVVIAIIAQALWTLGSKAFKSNWLALIGLTVFTLYFFGFNEIALLFAGGFAFLIFANIQRLRKVQPAFLLPLGGAALMQSIPFNLSTLFLTFLKIGSVLYGSGYVLLAFLRNDFVLRLGWLTDQQLIDAVAIGQVTPGPLFTAATFIGYILGGTSGALLATLGIFLPSFLFVAISNPLIPKIRNSTWAGSLLDGVNASSLGLMAAVTVQLSFSSLTDFPTALIAVVSLILLLRFKINSTWLISGGALAGFIISFIR; translated from the coding sequence ATGTCCAACCTGATCGAAGTCGCTCAACTTTTTCTAAAACTTGGTTTCACTGCCTTTGGCGGACCCGCCGCGCACATCGGAATCATGCACGATGAAGTTGTCAAACGCCGTAAGTGGCTCACCGACGAAGAATTCCTAGACCTGCTCGGCGCGACCAACCTCATCCCCGGACCAAACTCCACCGAAATGACGATTCACATCGGCTACCTCCGCGCAGGCTGGATGGGGTTGATTGCAGGCGGTTTGTGCTTTATCCTGCCTGCCACATTCATCGTGCTTGGTTTATCCTGGCTTTACGTCCAATACGGAACCACGCCCGAAGCCGAATGGTTGATGTACGGCATCAAGCCCGTCGTCATTGCCATCATCGCCCAAGCCTTGTGGACACTTGGGAGCAAAGCCTTCAAAAGCAATTGGCTTGCCCTTATCGGATTAACTGTTTTCACGCTGTATTTTTTTGGCTTCAACGAAATTGCCCTTCTCTTTGCAGGCGGTTTTGCCTTTCTAATTTTTGCAAATATCCAACGACTGCGAAAAGTTCAACCCGCATTTCTTCTCCCGCTCGGCGGCGCGGCGTTGATGCAATCCATCCCGTTTAACCTTTCCACCCTGTTTCTCACGTTTCTAAAGATCGGCTCCGTCCTCTACGGCAGCGGCTATGTCCTGCTCGCCTTCCTGCGCAACGATTTCGTCCTGCGCCTCGGCTGGCTCACCGACCAGCAGCTCATCGACGCGGTCGCCATCGGGCAGGTTACGCCGGGTCCGCTATTTACGGCGGCGACCTTCATCGGCTACATCCTCGGCGGCACAAGCGGCGCATTGCTCGCCACCCTCGGAATCTTTTTACCTTCGTTCCTCTTTGTGGCGATATCCAACCCGCTGATTCCCAAAATCCGGAACTCGACCTGGGCTGGCAGTCTGCTCGACGGAGTCAACGCCTCATCTCTCGGACTGATGGCGGCAGTGACCGTCCAGTTATCTTTCTCCTCGCTGACAGATTTTCCGACCGCCCTCATCGCCGTCGTTTCATTGATCCTGCTCTTGCGTTTCAAAATCAATTCCACCTGGCTGATCTCAGGCGGCGCATTAGCCGGATTTATTATTTCATTCATCAGGTGA